A window from Rhizosphaericola mali encodes these proteins:
- a CDS encoding PKD domain-containing protein, producing the protein MKTKYFILLFLPVLLLFNSCKKDQGGTTPTINFSIAISGDTVRFTNLSIDANSFNWDFGDGDSSKEENPTHIYPGKGKYVPTLYAKSSSGGSANGSTVINISKTSPILLNDNTLSDWDTLSVNVYNSTAAGGNFIMGKFDYDANKIYFYFEMKSKVADGNIFDFYLDTDNSSSTGLLTSAFTGGGYDELLEGQLLLNQSTAAIPLVVYSHTGAQADFSFNALSLTDFFTIGTIVQDGDTLKFEGSFDRSKLSISNSTAIRLGIIATKSDWSATLGSLPDPNTDSYLLNLPN; encoded by the coding sequence ATGAAAACGAAATATTTTATATTGCTTTTTCTTCCCGTATTATTGTTATTCAATTCATGTAAAAAGGATCAAGGAGGAACTACGCCAACTATTAATTTTAGTATTGCAATAAGTGGAGATACTGTAAGATTTACCAATCTTTCGATTGATGCCAATAGTTTTAATTGGGATTTTGGAGACGGAGATTCTTCTAAAGAAGAAAATCCAACACATATTTATCCAGGTAAAGGAAAATATGTCCCAACGTTATATGCTAAATCATCTTCTGGAGGCAGTGCCAATGGCTCGACTGTAATAAACATTTCTAAAACTTCCCCTATTTTGTTAAACGACAATACATTATCAGACTGGGATACACTTTCTGTTAATGTTTACAATTCTACTGCTGCCGGTGGTAATTTTATTATGGGGAAATTTGACTATGATGCAAATAAAATTTATTTCTATTTTGAGATGAAGTCTAAGGTAGCAGATGGAAATATTTTTGATTTCTATCTAGATACAGATAATAGTTCTTCTACTGGCTTACTTACAAGTGCATTTACAGGTGGTGGATATGATGAACTTTTAGAAGGCCAGTTGTTGTTAAATCAATCTACAGCCGCAATACCACTAGTTGTATATAGTCATACTGGAGCCCAAGCTGATTTTTCCTTTAATGCTTTGAGCTTAACGGACTTTTTTACAATAGGTACAATTGTTCAAGATGGAGATACTCTTAAATTTGAGGGAAGCTTTGATCGAAGTAAACTTAGCATTTCAAATTCCACTGCAATTAGATTAGGAATTATAGCAACCAAATCAGATTGGAGTGCCACACTAGGATCTCTACCAGACCCTAATACTGATAGTTATTTATTAAATCTTCCAAATTAA